The DNA sequence AGCTTTTTGGCGAGAGGATTGTTGCCACGGCTGTTGCGCTAGCGGTGACGTTCGGCGGCATTTTGCTTCTTCTTCTCTATATAGTGCACGCCCGCCGCAACCCGGCTCCTCTCATTCCTTTACCGATGTTCAAAACCCGCACTTTCTCAGTAGGCATTCTTGGCAACATCGCTTCGCGTCTGGGCACCGGATGTATTCCCTTTCTGATGCCGCTGATGTTGCAGGTCGGCTTTGGCTATTCGGCCGTGCTGGCGGGTTGCATGATGGCACCAACGGCAGTAGGGTCGATTCTGGCAAAATCGACGGTAACGCAGGTGCTGCGCTGGTTTGGCTACAGAAAGACATTAATGTGGATTAGCATCATTATCGGCCTGCTGATCGCCAGCTTCTCGCTGCAAAGCCCGGCGTCAGATTTGATCATGCTATTGCTGCCGCTCTTTATATTGGGCATGGCGATGTCTACACAGTTCACAGCCATGAACACGATTACCCTGGCCGATCTGAACGATGCGAACGCCAGTAGCGGTAACAGCATGCTGGCCGTGACGCAGCAGCTGGCGATCAGTTTTGGTGTTGCCGTCAGCGCAGCTGTCCTGCGCTTTTATGAAAACTTTGACGGCACCACCGTTCAGCATTTCCACGCCACCTTCCTGACGATGGGCGTGGTGACAATACTTTCCGGACTGGTATTTATGCTGCTGAAGCCCGGCGATGGCAGGCATCTGATTAGCAATCGGGAAAAACGTAAGAAAAGCTAGATCCCGGCAACCGAGCCACGCTCTATTAATTCTGGCGTCAGCACCAGCAGCTGCTGGCTGCCGCCAGGAGCGGCAAGACGATGGATAAGGGTATCAATTGCCAGCTCGCCTAAATCGTCTTTCGGCTGATGAATGGTGGTCAGCGGCGGCGTCATATAGCGCGCCAGTTCGATGTCGTCATAACCAATTACCGCGATATCCTGCGGCACAGAGAGCCCGGCCTGATATAAAGCATGATAGACGCCAACCGCCATCGCATCATTACTGGTAAAAACGGCTTCAGGCTGTGGGTTGATCGCCAACAGCTGATTCATCGCATTAAAACCGCCCTGGAACTCAAAGTCTCCTGTCACCACGTAGCCCGGCAGGACTGGCAAATCCGCATTGTTCATCGCCTGAAGATAACCATTAAGACGCAGGCGTGCTGGCGTCTTGTCCTGCGGCCCGGTAATGCAGGCGATACGGCGGTAACCACGCGAGATCAGATAGCGCGTCGCCATTTCGCCGCCCAGCAGTGAGTTATCCTGAATAATATCGCTGCCGCCGTCAAAAGGCGCCCAGTCCATCATCACCGAAGGAACGGAAGGATAACGATTAAGGATATCAGCCGACGGCAGATGACTTTCAGTACACATAATCAACAAACCATCGACGCGCTTCTGTAGCAGCGTTTCCAGGCTGCGGTTCATGCGCGCTTCGTCGCCTTCGGTATTGCACAATACCAGGCTGTAGCCTCGCTCATAGCAACTTCTTTCTACGCCGCGA is a window from the Pantoea sp. CCBC3-3-1 genome containing:
- the mdtD gene encoding multidrug transporter subunit MdtD; translation: MIKSARSMAGLPWIAAMAFFMQSLDATILNTALPAIAQSLNRSPLAMQSAVISYTLTVAMLIPVSGWLADRFGTRKIFIIAVSLFTLGSLACALSSSLAMLVIFRIVQGIGGAMMMPVARLALLRAYPRSELLPVLNFVTMPGLIGPVLGPLLGGVLVTYATWHWIFLINIPMGILGIVYARKYMPDFTTPKRRFDLVGFLLFGTGLVLLSSGIELFGERIVATAVALAVTFGGILLLLLYIVHARRNPAPLIPLPMFKTRTFSVGILGNIASRLGTGCIPFLMPLMLQVGFGYSAVLAGCMMAPTAVGSILAKSTVTQVLRWFGYRKTLMWISIIIGLLIASFSLQSPASDLIMLLLPLFILGMAMSTQFTAMNTITLADLNDANASSGNSMLAVTQQLAISFGVAVSAAVLRFYENFDGTTVQHFHATFLTMGVVTILSGLVFMLLKPGDGRHLISNREKRKKS
- the rbsR gene encoding ribose operon transcriptional repressor RbsR, whose amino-acid sequence is MATMKDVARLAGVSTSTVSHVINNNRFVSEAVREKVTTAIGNLNYAPSALARSLKLKQTRTIGMLLTASSNPFYSEVVRGVERSCYERGYSLVLCNTEGDEARMNRSLETLLQKRVDGLLIMCTESHLPSADILNRYPSVPSVMMDWAPFDGGSDIIQDNSLLGGEMATRYLISRGYRRIACITGPQDKTPARLRLNGYLQAMNNADLPVLPGYVVTGDFEFQGGFNAMNQLLAINPQPEAVFTSNDAMAVGVYHALYQAGLSVPQDIAVIGYDDIELARYMTPPLTTIHQPKDDLGELAIDTLIHRLAAPGGSQQLLVLTPELIERGSVAGI